One genomic region from Phragmites australis chromosome 1, lpPhrAust1.1, whole genome shotgun sequence encodes:
- the LOC133915158 gene encoding FCS-Like Zinc finger 11-like isoform X2, which yields MAAESSSVQQTSSESIVQKMGFFRVPDHLVKLSTKCSIELDAVRSPTSPLDLKFFTGLGTKSPRSSSLDASQNQKILLGDRVGLGLVDSLSDENPTPLGSRKVLLGSEMRITDNLSRKNSSTAPVQAGDNMSDGLKGSIMSLDDIVNSEDYTCVVSRGPNPRTTHIFGDRVFEFQVEQLMPDQNKGGESMTPHVKEGAMSFCCFCSEKLKEGKDIYMYQGVKAFCSMECRENFMEEGEPMMDHPASPSSSPFDNGSIFQLIR from the exons ATGGCAGCTGAATCCTCCTCTGTTCAACAAACATCCTCCGAATCGATTGTGCAAAAGATGGGGTTCTTCAGAGTCCCTGACCACCTTGTCAAACTGAGCACCAAATGTTCAATTGAATTGGATGCGGTCCGCAGTCCAACATCGCCCCTAGACCTCAAGTTCTTCACAGGCCTTGGTACCAAATCACCTAGATCATCTTCCCTTGATGCCAGCCAGAACCAGAAGATCTTGCTTGGTGACAGGGTTGGGCTTGGACTAGTGGATTCCCTCAGTGATGAGAACCCCACACCCCTGGGCAGTAGGAAGGTTCTTCTTGGTTCTGAGATGAGGATTACTGACAATCTGTCTCGCAAGAACAGCTCCACTGCTCCTGTTCAAGCTGGGGATAATATGTCTGATGGACTGAAGGGTAGTATCATGTCCCTTGATGACATTGTCAATTCAGAGGATTACACATGTGTTGTTTCCCGTGGCCCTAACCCTAGAACTACCCACATTTTTGGAGACCGTGTTTTTGAGTTTCAAGTTGAGCAGCTGATGCCTGATCAAAATAAGGGTGGGGAGAGTATGACTCCTCATGTGAAAGAGGGTGCGATGAGCTTCTGTTGTTTTTGCAGTGAGAAGCTCAAAGAAGGGAAAGACATCTACATGTATCA AGGGGTGAAAGCATTTTGCAGCATGGAGTGCAGGGAGAACTTCATGGAAGAAGGTGAGCCCATGATGGATCATCCTGCATCTCCTAGCAGTTCACCCTTTGACAATGGTAGTATTTTCCAACTGATCCGTTGA
- the LOC133915158 gene encoding FCS-Like Zinc finger 11-like isoform X1, with amino-acid sequence MAAESSSVQQTSSESIVQKMGFFRVPDHLVKLSTKCSIELDAVRSPTSPLDLKFFTGLGTKSPRSSSLDASQNQKILLGDRVGLGLVDSLSDENPTPLGSRKVLLGSEMRITDNLSRKNSSTAPVQAGDNMSDGLKGSIMSLDDIVNSEDYTCVVSRGPNPRTTHIFGDRVFEFQVEQLMPDQNKGGESMTPHVKEGAMSFCCFCSEKLKEGKDIYMYQGESILQHGVQGELHGRR; translated from the exons ATGGCAGCTGAATCCTCCTCTGTTCAACAAACATCCTCCGAATCGATTGTGCAAAAGATGGGGTTCTTCAGAGTCCCTGACCACCTTGTCAAACTGAGCACCAAATGTTCAATTGAATTGGATGCGGTCCGCAGTCCAACATCGCCCCTAGACCTCAAGTTCTTCACAGGCCTTGGTACCAAATCACCTAGATCATCTTCCCTTGATGCCAGCCAGAACCAGAAGATCTTGCTTGGTGACAGGGTTGGGCTTGGACTAGTGGATTCCCTCAGTGATGAGAACCCCACACCCCTGGGCAGTAGGAAGGTTCTTCTTGGTTCTGAGATGAGGATTACTGACAATCTGTCTCGCAAGAACAGCTCCACTGCTCCTGTTCAAGCTGGGGATAATATGTCTGATGGACTGAAGGGTAGTATCATGTCCCTTGATGACATTGTCAATTCAGAGGATTACACATGTGTTGTTTCCCGTGGCCCTAACCCTAGAACTACCCACATTTTTGGAGACCGTGTTTTTGAGTTTCAAGTTGAGCAGCTGATGCCTGATCAAAATAAGGGTGGGGAGAGTATGACTCCTCATGTGAAAGAGGGTGCGATGAGCTTCTGTTGTTTTTGCAGTGAGAAGCTCAAAGAAGGGAAAGACATCTACATGTATCA GGGTGAAAGCATTTTGCAGCATGGAGTGCAGGGAGAACTTCATGGAAGAAGGTGA